The SAR202 cluster bacterium region CGGTCTTCTATCTCCCGGGCCATCTCCTTGCCGGCCTCGGCGGAGGCGTAGGTGGCATCGCCCAGGGCGCCATTGGCGGTGACCTCGTCGAAGTAGTTGGCGGTGATGATGTCGTTGGTCTTGGCGTCCATGCCGCCGCTGAAGGCAGGGCCGAGCATCTGGCCTTTGGCCAGGGCCTCGGTCTTGGCGATGTTGGGGGTGAGGTGCATGGCTAGCGAGGTCTCGATTTCGCAGGCGTGGCCGATGCGGGGCGAACGCTGGTATTTGTCGACGAGGGTGGGCGAGGGCCAGTGAAGGGCGTAGGCCACTTTAACGCCTAGCTCCTGCCGCAGCTTCCAGGTGATGACGTTGAGGGTAGCCATGTTGCCGCCGTGGCCGTTGAGTATGAAAAACTTCTGAAGTCCGTGCTTTTGCAGGCTGCCGACGACGTCGCGGAGGACTTCGATGAAGGTCTCGGGTCGGAGAGAGATGGTGCCGGGAAATCGCATATGGTGGGGCGAGACTCCGAAGGGCAGGGAGGGGGCGAGGATGGCGCGGGGGTAGAGGCGGCGGGCGAGGTTGCGGGCGCCGGCGGTAGCGAGGGCGATGTCCGAGCTTTCGGCGATGTTGGGGCCGTGCTGCTCGTTGGAGCCGGTGGGAATGATGGCGACCTCGACGGTCTTGAGGGCTTCTTTGACTTCGGGCCAGGACATCTCAGCCAGGACGAAGGCTTTGTCTGCCATGCCACACCTCCGCGTCGTCGGATGGCGGTATGGTAGCACCGCAATCACCCTGGGAAAAGCGGCCTTTCCCTATATGCGGGCCGACGCTATACTACGCCCATCTTTGTAGAGGCGTGGGCGCTGTGAAAAGCATAGAAATCGACCGCAAGAAGCGGCTCAAGGACCAGCCCAACAAGGGGCACAATCGATGGCATCCGGACGTGACGCCGGTGGTGGAGGCGGACCCGGGGGAGGAGGTGGTTATCCAGACCAAGGACGCGTCCGACGGGCAGATAACCTTCGGGGCGACGCTGAAGGAGATCGCCGGCATATCGAGGAAGGTAAGCCACCCGCTGACGGGGCCGGTGTATATCAAAGGCGCCAAGCCCGGAGATTTGCTGGAGATCGAATATCTGGACATACTGCCGGAGCCGACAGCGTTTACTCGATTCGTGCCCAACGTCGGTTTCTTGCGAGACCTGTACCCGGAGCCGTACCTGGCGCACTGGAGCATCAAGGACGGGTGGGCGAGGTCGAAGCAGCTTCCGGGGGTGCGGATACCCAACGGCTGTTTTATGGGCACGGCGGGGCTGGCGCCGTCGAGGAAGCAACTGGAGGAGTGGACGCGTCGAGAGGAGGAGCTGCTGAAGCGGGGAGGCCGCGTTATGCCGCCGGACCCGGAGGACGCGGTGCCGTCGGGTGGAAAGATTGCGAAAGAGGGGTTGCGGACGCTGCCGCCCCGGGAGAACTGCGGCAACGTCGATATCAAGCAGTTGACCAAGGGATCTCATCTATTTATCCCTGTGGCGGTGGACGGCGGGCTGTACTCGGTGGGGGATGGGCACTTCGCCCAGGGCGACGGCGAGGTGTGCATCACGGCGGTGGAGATGGGGATGACGGCGGCAGTGAAGTTCAAAGTGCACAAGGGCGAGGCGCAAAAGCTGGGCATCAAGTGGCCCCGGTTCTCGCACCCGGGCTACTTCATCGACCCCCAGTGGGCGGCGCCGCGCAAGTTCATCGCCACTATGGGGATGCCCGTGCGGGACGACGGCGGGAACGAGAGCGAAGACCTGACGCTGGCCTGCCGCAACGCCGTCGTAAGGATGATAGAGCTGCTGCAGGAGCGAGGGTGGACTCGCGAGCAGGCGTATATTATTTGCAGCGTGGCGGTGGACTTGAAGATAAGCAACGTGGTGGACTTGCCGAACGTGACGGTGTCGGCATTTTTGCCGGAGGATATTTTTGAGAAGTAACGAGCGTTGTGAAGGTCGGATGCTAAATAGGGTTCTGTAATCCCTACCGCACCCTGAAGGGTGCGGCATAGGCTTCGTCGGCAGCTCTGTTAACGAAATGAACGAGACCTAGTTGTACAAGAAGTTAGGAGGAATAATGACAACGACATCCCAGCCGCAGCAGCAGACGACGAACAGCAGGCCGACGTATCTGCCCACGGGCATTACGATGACGGCGCACCGGCCGGTTATCAAGGCGCGAAAGGGAATGATAACCAGCGCGCACTACGCGGCGTCGATGGCGGGACTGCGGATGTTCGTGCAGGGGGGCAACGCGGTGGACGCGGTGGTGGCGGCGGCGGCGGCGCTGAACGTGGTGGAGCCGTATATGTCGGGCATGGGCGGCATCGGGATGCTGGTGATGAGCCGATATCATGGCAAGGAGCGGAAGGCCTTCAACTTCACTGGCCTGGTGCCCCACAAAGCTGTGCCGGAAGCCTTCTCGCCGCAGACCCACAGCGTGGGGACTCGGTGCCCGCTGGTGCCGGGGAACCCGGCGGGGTGGCTGACGCTGCTGGAGAAGCACGGCAAGCTGTCGAGGTCGCAGGTGCTGACGCCGGCCATAGAGCTGGCGGAGGAAGGGTACGTGGTGTCGGAGCTGGACGCTAAGTTTTTTGAAGTCAACATGGCGAAGTTGGAGAAGTTCCCCACCACCAAGGCTGCGTACTACCCCCACGGGAGGCCACTGAAGGCGGGGGAGATACTGGTACAGAAGGACCTGGGGAGGAGCTTTCGCATACTGGCCGACAAGGGGTTGGACGGGTTCTATCGAGGGCCTATCGCCGAGGAAATCGAGCGGTTTATGAAGGCTAATGACGGCTTGATAGATAAGCAGGACTTGAGGGACTACAAGCCGGCGTGGGAAGAGCCCATCGCTATCAAGTACAAGGGCTTCGACATTATCACCAACGGCCCCAACTCCAATGCCTTCCAGGTGCTGGAGACGCTGAACATCCTGGAGTCTTTCGACGTGAGGGGCCTTGGGCACAACTCGGCGGACTACATCCACCTGGTGTCGGAGGCGATAAAGCTGGCGGCCACGGACCGCATCATGTTCGGCGGCGACCCGAATTTCATGGACGTGCCCATAAAGGGGTTGCTGTCGAAGACATATGCTCGAGACCAGCGGCTTCGGATAAACCACTATCGCGCATCGACGGTCATGGGCGAGCGGTACACCGACAACCCGCCTCCAGGCTCCTTCGTCGCCGGCAAGCCCGCGGCCTACACCAGCGGCGAGACCACCCACCTGGCGGCAGCGGACTCGGAGGGGACGGTGGTGAGCCTGACGCAGACGCTGGGGGCGGCGTTTGGATGCTCGGTGGTTATCGGTAATACTGGGTTTATTATGAACAATAACATCGATCTAATGGACATCAAGCCCGGAAGCGGCAGCAACTTGCTGGTTCAGCCTGGTAAGCGGCCAGGGAGCAACATGGCGCCAATCCAGGTCTTCAAGGACGGCAAGTTCCTGCTGTCCATAGGCACGCCAGGGAGCTACGGCATTCCCCAGACCACCACTCAGATGATATTGAACTACATCGAGTTTGGGATGAACCTGCAGGAAGCGCTGGAGGCGCCTCGGTTCCGGGTTATGGGCGGCGTTCAGATAAACATGGAGGACCGGATATCCAAGGCGACGCGGGACGACCTGGAGCGTCGAGGGCACAAGGTGGGGCTGCTGGGCGAGTGGACTAGCGAGGTCGGTGGCGGGCACGCGCTGTCGCTGGACCAGTCGACGGGGGTGTTGATGGGAGGGGCGGACCCTCGGCGGGACGGGTACGCGCTGGGGTTCTAGGTAGACCCCTATCCTGACCTTTCCACACATTGTGGAACAAATAGAGAGCGGGGGTAGGTGACAGTGATAAAGGATTGTGCTTCCAGGGTTTACCCCTCATCCTACGCCTTCTCCCACAAGGGGAGAAGGAATTTCCTCGGTGGTGGTCAATTTTTGTACACAACTCAAGCCTTATCTAGCGCTGGGCATACAGGGAAAGAATGAAGGTAGCGTTATGGACTTCAGGCTAAACGCCGAACAGCAAGAGGTGGTGTCGAGGGCGGAGCGGGTGGCCCGGGAGGGGCTGGCGCCTCGCGCGGCGGAGGTGGACGCCTCGGGCAAGCACCCCGTCGAAAGCCTGCGGGACCTGTGGAAGAACGGGCTGCTGGCGATGACGGCGCCCAAGAAATATGGTGGCCTGGGGCTGGACGTGCTGGCGTCGACCATGGTGCTGGAGAAGCTTTCGGCGGGCTGCACCAACACGGCCAACAGCTTCAACATGCACGCCACGGTGCTGCGGTACATCGACACCCTGGCATCGGACAAGCAGAAGGCGTTTTTCTATGGCGAGGTGGTGAAGGAGGGGAGGCTCATCGGGAGCTGGGGGAGCGAGCCGGCCAGCCACGGCGGGATAGGGATGAAGCGGACGACCATCGAGCCGTCGGGTGACGGGTATGTGATCAATGGCCTGAAGCACTTCAGCACCATGGCCGGAGCGTGCCAGTGGGCGATGGTGCATTGCAATTTCAAGAATTCTGACAACAAACGTATGCTGACCCACGCCATTGTGCCGACGGACTCGCCAGGGATAACCATCAGCCCCGAGTGGGACACGCTGGGGATGCGCGGGACGGTGAGCCCGGTAGTGACCTTCAAGGGCTGTCTCGTGAAGAAGGAGTGGGTGCTGGGCCAGCCCGGGAGCGGCGACAAGGCCGTCGGCGATATGCACAGCTTTACTCTGGGCGACGCGGCGGGATACTTGGGTACGGCCCAAGCGGCGCTGGACTATACCAAGGAGTTCGTGAAGAAGAACAGGTTTGACCCCGACCCGGCGCCTATGTCGCACAATCCGATTATTCAGCGGCACGTGGCCGAGATGGCGCTGTCGATTGAAGGGGCGCGGCTGATGCTGTACAAGGCGTGCTGCTTATTTGATGAATCGGACACTATCGGCAAGGCGATACTGACGGGGAAGGCGCGATGGCTGGCGGGGGGGGCGGCGCTGATGGTGACCAGCCGCGCGTTGCAGGTGTGCGGGGGCCGGACGGCGCACAAGCGATACCCGCTGGAGCGGCACTTCCGGGACGCGAGGACGGGGACGCTGATGCCGCCAGCGGCGGACAGATGCCTGGACATGGTGGGGAAGTCGGAGCTGGGGCTGGAGGAGATGCTGGAGGGGTTGAGGCATTCGACGCAGGCGTAGGGGGAGGGACGGGTAGCCCAAGAGACCAGGGCACATATCCCTTGACGCCTAGCGTAAAGCGCTATACAGTTCTATTGTGATTAAGTCCTTTAAGGACCAAGAGACGGAGAGGGTCTACCGTCGTCTGTATTCCAGGAAGTTTCCGCCTACTATCCAACGGACGGCCCTGCGGAAGCTACGGATGTTGAACAATGCGCGGTCGTTAGGGGACCTTCGGTCGCCTCCAGGAAATCGTTTGGAAAAGCTTTCAGCGAACCGCCAAGGGCAGCACTCAATCCGAATCAATGATCAATGGCGGATCTGCTTCGTCTGGACTCGGAGCGACGCGTTCGAGGTTGAGATTACAGATTATCACTAGGAGTTGTATACCATGGGAGAGCAAAAGATGGCCCCTGTCCACCCTGGGGAGGTGCTGCAGGAGGAGTTCTTGAAGCCCTTGGGTCTCAGCCAGCATAGACTGGCCTTAGACATTGGCGTTGACCCACGGCGCATCAATGAGATCGTTTTGGGGAGGCGGAGTGTGACTGCCGACACAGCGTTACGATTAGCACGCTATTTCGACACGTCACCAGAGTTTTGGCTTGGGCTTCAGGCCCAGTTCGACCTTGATGTTGAATCAGATAAGCTGGGCACCAGGTTGGAAAGAGAAGTTAAAGTGTACTCTGGTGCTCGTTGATGATTCTGGCGGGGTTAAGGCATTCCACGCAGGTGTAGGGGTGGCTGTAATAGTCTCAACTTCGGCGTAGACACCCTCTATCATCAGTGATCAGGACGAAACCAAGTGAGCAGTTGTGGAGCGGTATCTTGGACAGTACTCGAACCTTCTACGGCTCGACCTGGTACCCAGACTAAACAACTGCTGGCCGAACACTAGCTGGGGGGGGGGGGGGGGGGGGGGGCGGGGGGGCTGGTGCGTGGACAAGGACTGGCCTAAATCTTGGCGTTCTTTCCTTAGTGTCTTCACATTTTCGAGATTGATTTCCCTTGGGAACGTTTTGGCGCCAATTTCACCAACCCGCAAGTGAAGGGCTAAGGCAGTAATGAGAACCATTGCCCTTTGTTGGGCCGTAGGTGGCGATTGTTGCAAGAGCTGTATGAGGGTCTTTCCCAAAGTGAAGGCTCCCGCATGAGTTGGTACAGAAGAGTATCGATAAAACATCTCGTACTCCCTTACCCAACCATCGCCTAAGTCTTTGCACATCTTTTGCAGCTTTTTCCAAGCTCGAGCCGGTACAATGCCCAGCACTGCAGGCTGGGGATTTTGCTCTATCTCCTGCTGTAGCTGTTCTGCTTCTTCGTGCGTGAGTGGAATCCCTCCGTGTCTCAGGTATTGAGTCAGGCGTCCGTTGGCGTCCTTCTCAATGTAAGCTAGATTCACTGCAAGTTCGAAGAGAGAGCGTGTGAGAATCACCGCACTGTCCCAATGGTCGTTGTCCGAGTCCGAGAGTACTTTCACAGAATGCAACCGTTCATTTGCTTGGGCTAAAAAGAGCGTCACAACTGTTGGCCAAGGATCGCCATGCGGCAGATCAATATCTGAGGTAACCGCAAACACGCGGTTGGACAGGTCGACGGTTCTTTGCCAGATGTCTTGTGTGGCCAATTCTAACTACTCAACGGGTCGGTACACTCAAGTGAACGACTGAGAGGTAAAGGAACTGAGCAGGGCTCAGTAACCTCACACCTCCACAATCATCTCGATCTCAACGGCGGAGCCGCCGGGGAGGGTGGCGAGTCCGACGGCGGAGCGGGCGTGGCGGCCCTTGTCGCCGTAGAGCTCGACGAACAAGTCGGAGCAGCCGTTGATGACGGCGGGGGGTTGAGTAAAGTCGGGGGCGGAGTTGACCATGCCGAGGACTTTGACGATTCGCTTGACCTTGTCCAGGTCGCCGATTTCCTTTTTAAGGTTAGCCAGGAGGGCGAGGCCGCAGCTTTTGGCGGCTTGGTAGCCTTGCTCGACGGTCAGGTCTTTGCCTAACTTGCCGTCGAATCGCGAGCCGTCGGGCTTTTTTGGAGGTGACGCCGGCGAGGAAGATGAGATTACCGGTGCGGACGATGGGGACGTAGTTGCCGCCCGGCGGTGGAGGCGGAGGCAAGGTGATGCCCATCTGCTTGAGTTTGTCTTCGACTTTGGACATGGCGGGACTCCTTGAGGTTTGAGGGGATTATAAGGCCATCAGTGGGGTTTCACAAAAAGGGACCACGGAGGGGAATAACCAAAGGGATGTGGTCTAGCCTGACGGACGAGGCGTGCTAGCAGGGCTTCACCCTCACCTTAAATCCTCTCCCATCAAGGGAGAGGAAAGAAGAAGAGAGGCATCAGTCGGAATGTTGGCGGTTGACATATTCTTTGATGCGTCTAATACCAAATCGGCGTAATAGAGGCAGGAATAAGGTATGGGATGTTACCGAGGTGTTCCTTCCGGTCCTCTCCCCCCTTGAGGAGGAGAGTTAGAGAGGGGGGTCGGGGTCGAAGTGTGGTAGGGGAGGTCTCCCTGTCACCAACCGCAATTATGCGGCGCCACTTCCTCTCACAGCATAACCGCCGTCTCTAGACCGATTTGGTATAAGAGGGATATTGTCGCTACTGGGCTAGCCAGCCGCCGTCGACGACGAGTTCAGCGCCGGTAACGTAGGAGGACTCGTCGGAGGCGAGGTAGAGGCAGGTATAGGCCACCTCTTCGGCGTGGCCGCGTCGGCCCAGGGGGATTTGGGCGAGGGCCTGACGCTCGACGGCGGGGTCGGTGAAAATGCCGGCGGCCATGGGCGTGTCGATGGGGCCAGGGTGGACGGAGTTACAACGGATGCCGTCGCGGGCGTATTGAATGGCTATCGCCTTGGTGAGGGTGCGGACAGCGCCTTTGGAGGCGTTGTAGGCGGGATGGGTAAACCTGGAGCCGACGACGCCAAGCTGGGAGGACATATTGATGATGGAGCCGCCGCCGGCGCGTTTGAGGGTGGGGACGGCGGCCTTGACGCCGAGGAACACGCCTGACGAGTTCACGTCCATGATAAACCGCCACGCTTCCTCGGTCAGCTCGTTGCCGAACTGAGCGCCGCTGACGCCGGCGTTATTGACTAGGACGTTTAGCTTGCCGAATCGGCTCTCGGCCTCATACACGGCCTGCTGCCAGTCGTTCTCTTTTCGCACATCGAGCTTGAGGAATCGGGCGTTGCCTCCGGCCTTAGCTATGCTTTCAGCGACGGCGCGGCCTTCTGCTTCCAGCACGTCGGCGACGATGACGGCGGCGCCCTCCCGGGCGAAGAGGCGGGCCGTGGCCTCGCCGATGCCCCGGGCACTACCGCTGATAAGGGCGACTTTTCCATTTAAGCGCATGGTTGCATTTATTTAATCCGCTCGCACTTCGACAGGCTCAGTGTGAGCGGATGGAATTGCTACTGGGCGGTCCAGCCGCCGTCGATGACCAGCTCGCTGCCGGTGACGTAGGAGGACTCTTCGGAGGCAAGATATAACATGCCGTAGGCGATTTCCATGGGCTGACCGATGCGGCCCATGGGGACTTTGGACATGAGGCGGTTGAGGAAGGCGGGATCGGCGCGGCGGTGGGCGGTCATAGGGGTCTCGATGGGGCCCGGGTGGATGCTGTTGCATCGAATATTGTCGGCGGCGAACTGAATGGCGATGTTCTTGGCGAGAAGGCGGACGGCGCCCTTGGAGGCCTGGTAAGCGGCGTGGCTGGCGTCGCCGCCGACGAGGCCCAGCTGGGAGGAGGTAATGATGACGGAGCCGCCGCCGGCGCGTTTGATGGCGGGGAGGCCAGCCCTGGCGCCGAGGAAGACGCCGGTGGAGTTGACGTCCATGACCTTGTCCCAGTCGGAGCGGGTTATCTGGTCGATGCGGCCCTGGCTGGTGATGCCGGCGTTGAGGATAAGGACGTTGAGCTTGCCGAACTGGTCGGTGGCGGCCTTGACGGCCTTGGCCCAGTCCTCCTCCTTAGTCACGTCCATTTTAATATAGAGGGCGTTCTTGCCGGTCTTGTTGAGTTCGTCGGACAGCTTGCGGCCCTCGGCCTCCAGCAAGTCGGCCATGACCACCTTGGCGCCCTCCTGGACGAAGAGCCGGGCTGTGGCCTCGCCGATGCCTCGCGCGCCGCCGCTGATAAGGGCGACTTTGCCTTGAAGACGCATAGTGTCCTCCCTCTACCTCGTAAACTGAGGGGATGATACACCACGAACCGTAGAGTCAAAAGGGGAGAGTGACAGAAAGGAATTGTCAGAAAGAAAAGTTTCTGTATAATTAGGCGAGTTTTTGGGAGCGCCCGAAAACAAACGACTAGGGAGAAGAAGCACTTGGTGGAATTTGCGGACAAGACCCTAACCTGTTCGGACTGCGGGACCAGCTTTGTGTTCACTGCTGGCGAGCAACAGTTCTTTGCGTCGCGGGGGTTCTCCAACGAGCCCAAGCGCTGCCAGAACTGCCGCTCCTCTCGGCGCGCTCAGCGCGGCGCCCCGGCAGCCTCGGGCGGCGGCGACGGCAGCCGCTCCAGGGAGATGTTCAAGGTCACCTGTGCGGAA contains the following coding sequences:
- a CDS encoding SDR family oxidoreductase; the protein is MRLNGKVALISGSARGIGEATARLFAREGAAVIVADVLEAEGRAVAESIAKAGGNARFLKLDVRKENDWQQAVYEAESRFGKLNVLVNNAGVSGAQFGNELTEEAWRFIMDVNSSGVFLGVKAAVPTLKRAGGGSIINMSSQLGVVGSRFTHPAYNASKGAVRTLTKAIAIQYARDGIRCNSVHPGPIDTPMAAGIFTDPAVERQALAQIPLGRRGHAEEVAYTCLYLASDESSYVTGAELVVDGGWLAQ
- a CDS encoding zinc-binding protein is translated as MEFADKTLTCSDCGTSFVFTAGEQQFFASRGFSNEPKRCQNCRSSRRAQRGAPAASGGGDGSRSREMFKVTCAECGNETMVPFQPRGVRPVYCQDCFSKQRSRSF
- the ggt gene encoding gamma-glutamyltransferase — translated: MTTTSQPQQQTTNSRPTYLPTGITMTAHRPVIKARKGMITSAHYAASMAGLRMFVQGGNAVDAVVAAAAALNVVEPYMSGMGGIGMLVMSRYHGKERKAFNFTGLVPHKAVPEAFSPQTHSVGTRCPLVPGNPAGWLTLLEKHGKLSRSQVLTPAIELAEEGYVVSELDAKFFEVNMAKLEKFPTTKAAYYPHGRPLKAGEILVQKDLGRSFRILADKGLDGFYRGPIAEEIERFMKANDGLIDKQDLRDYKPAWEEPIAIKYKGFDIITNGPNSNAFQVLETLNILESFDVRGLGHNSADYIHLVSEAIKLAATDRIMFGGDPNFMDVPIKGLLSKTYARDQRLRINHYRASTVMGERYTDNPPPGSFVAGKPAAYTSGETTHLAAADSEGTVVSLTQTLGAAFGCSVVIGNTGFIMNNNIDLMDIKPGSGSNLLVQPGKRPGSNMAPIQVFKDGKFLLSIGTPGSYGIPQTTTQMILNYIEFGMNLQEALEAPRFRVMGGVQINMEDRISKATRDDLERRGHKVGLLGEWTSEVGGGHALSLDQSTGVLMGGADPRRDGYALGF
- a CDS encoding creatininase family protein, whose translation is MADKAFVLAEMSWPEVKEALKTVEVAIIPTGSNEQHGPNIAESSDIALATAGARNLARRLYPRAILAPSLPFGVSPHHMRFPGTISLRPETFIEVLRDVVGSLQKHGLQKFFILNGHGGNMATLNVITWKLRQELGVKVAYALHWPSPTLVDKYQRSPRIGHACEIETSLAMHLTPNIAKTEALAKGQMLGPAFSGGMDAKTNDIITANYFDEVTANGALGDATYASAEAGKEMAREIEDRLTTHLEQFLAA
- a CDS encoding acetamidase/formamidase family protein; the protein is MVAPQSPWEKRPFPICGPTLYYAHLCRGVGAVKSIEIDRKKRLKDQPNKGHNRWHPDVTPVVEADPGEEVVIQTKDASDGQITFGATLKEIAGISRKVSHPLTGPVYIKGAKPGDLLEIEYLDILPEPTAFTRFVPNVGFLRDLYPEPYLAHWSIKDGWARSKQLPGVRIPNGCFMGTAGLAPSRKQLEEWTRREEELLKRGGRVMPPDPEDAVPSGGKIAKEGLRTLPPRENCGNVDIKQLTKGSHLFIPVAVDGGLYSVGDGHFAQGDGEVCITAVEMGMTAAVKFKVHKGEAQKLGIKWPRFSHPGYFIDPQWAAPRKFIATMGMPVRDDGGNESEDLTLACRNAVVRMIELLQERGWTREQAYIICSVAVDLKISNVVDLPNVTVSAFLPEDIFEK
- a CDS encoding type II toxin-antitoxin system RelE/ParE family toxin — its product is MIKSFKDQETERVYRRLYSRKFPPTIQRTALRKLRMLNNARSLGDLRSPPGNRLEKLSANRQGQHSIRINDQWRICFVWTRSDAFEVEITDYH
- a CDS encoding glucose 1-dehydrogenase; its protein translation is MRLQGKVALISGGARGIGEATARLFVQEGAKVVMADLLEAEGRKLSDELNKTGKNALYIKMDVTKEEDWAKAVKAATDQFGKLNVLILNAGITSQGRIDQITRSDWDKVMDVNSTGVFLGARAGLPAIKRAGGGSVIITSSQLGLVGGDASHAAYQASKGAVRLLAKNIAIQFAADNIRCNSIHPGPIETPMTAHRRADPAFLNRLMSKVPMGRIGQPMEIAYGMLYLASEESSYVTGSELVIDGGWTAQ
- a CDS encoding acyl-CoA dehydrogenase; protein product: MDFRLNAEQQEVVSRAERVAREGLAPRAAEVDASGKHPVESLRDLWKNGLLAMTAPKKYGGLGLDVLASTMVLEKLSAGCTNTANSFNMHATVLRYIDTLASDKQKAFFYGEVVKEGRLIGSWGSEPASHGGIGMKRTTIEPSGDGYVINGLKHFSTMAGACQWAMVHCNFKNSDNKRMLTHAIVPTDSPGITISPEWDTLGMRGTVSPVVTFKGCLVKKEWVLGQPGSGDKAVGDMHSFTLGDAAGYLGTAQAALDYTKEFVKKNRFDPDPAPMSHNPIIQRHVAEMALSIEGARLMLYKACCLFDESDTIGKAILTGKARWLAGGAALMVTSRALQVCGGRTAHKRYPLERHFRDARTGTLMPPAADRCLDMVGKSELGLEEMLEGLRHSTQA
- a CDS encoding HigA family addiction module antidote protein; this translates as MGEQKMAPVHPGEVLQEEFLKPLGLSQHRLALDIGVDPRRINEIVLGRRSVTADTALRLARYFDTSPEFWLGLQAQFDLDVESDKLGTRLEREVKVYSGAR